In the genome of Parus major isolate Abel chromosome 2, Parus_major1.1, whole genome shotgun sequence, one region contains:
- the BTD gene encoding biotinidase, translating into MGFTMVALCWKLPICLLFYQVVSGRVRREGHYVAAVYEHESILSPTPAALVERRSALELMGRNLDIYEQQVLAAARQGAQIIVFPEDGIHGFNFTRSSIYPYLDFVPHSHSGRWNPCREPYLFNDTEVVQRLSCMALKNKIFLVANLGTKQPCERSDPQCPSDGRYQFNTNVAFAADGTLLATYRKHNLYFEYAYDTPPEPDYAFFDTPFAGKFGMFTCFDILFFEPAVNLIRQYNLKQIVYPTAWMNQLPLLSAVEFQQAFATAFNVNILAANIHHPTLGMTGSGIYTPVKSFIYHNMESYGGKLIVAEIPVITADYKTNLESNERLRENLHDSCRTSTSTSLDDEVCFKEQEETPGRVSEKGKGQSPPSFYAEMMYDNFTFVPVWGEEGELQVCANTLCCYLNYQRAVSTDELYALGVFDGLHTVHGTYYVQACALVKCGGLSFSTCGQEVTDATALIDFQLWGNMSTPYIFPLLLTSGITLDFADHMGWKNNHYFLSKNRTSSGLLTAALYGRWYEKD; encoded by the exons ATGGGGTTCACCATGGTGGCTCTGTGTTGGAAGCTGCCCATCTGCCTTCTCTTCTATCAAGTGGTCTCAGGAAGAGTGAGGAGGGAGGGGCACTACGTGGCAGCCGTGTACGAGCACGAGTCCATCCTGAGCCCGACGCCGGCGGCGCTGGTGGAGCGACGCTCCGCGCTGGAGCTCATGGGCAGGAACCTCGACATCTATGAGCAGCAAGTGCTGGCTGCCGCCAGGCAG GGGGCACAGATCATTGTTTTTCCTGAGGATGGAATCCATGGCTTCAACTTCACCAGAAGCTCCATTTACCCTTACTTGGATTTTGTTCCGCATTCTCACTCTGGGAGGTGGAATCCCTGCAGAGAGCCCTATTTGTTCAATGACACAGAG gtTGTTCAGCGCCTGAGCTGCATGGCTCTGAAGAACAAGATATTCCTTGTGGCCAATTTAGGGACCAAGCAGCCGTGTGAGCGCTCGGATCCGCAGTGCCCGTCGGATGGGAGGTACCAGTTCAACACCAACGTGGCATTTGCCGCGGACGGGACGCTGCTGGCCACGTATCGCAAACACAATCTGTACTTCGAGTACGCTTATGACACCCCTCCAGAGCCAGACTATGCATTCTTTGACACCCCTTTTGCTGGCAAGTTTGGCATGTTCACTTGCTTTGATATACTCTTTTTTGAGCCTGCTGTGAACCTCATCAGACAATACAATTTGAAGCAAATTGTTTATCCAACTGCCTGGATGAACCAGCTACCGCTTTTGTCTGCTGTAGAGTTTCAACAAGCTTTTGCAACAGCTTTCAATGTCAATATTTTAGCAGCCAACATCCACCACCCTACCTTGGGCATGACAGGGAGTGGCATATACACTCCAGTCAAATCATTCATCTACCACAACATGGAAAGTTACGGTGGCAAGCTCATAGTAGCAGAAATTCCTGTGATTACTGCAGATTATAAAACCAATTTAGAGAGTAATGAAAGACTTAGAGAGAACTTACATGACTCATGTAGGACTTCTACAAGCACCTCACTGGATGATGAAGTTTGCTTCAAGGAGCAAGAAGAGACTCCTGGCAGAGTatctgaaaaaggaaagggacAGTCACCTCCTTCCTTTTATGCAGAAATGATGTACGACAACTTCACTTTTGTTCCTGTAtggggggaagaaggagagcTCCAGGTTTGTGCCAATACCCTTTGTTGTTACTTAAACTACCAGAGAGCTGTTTCAACTGATGAATTATATGCTTTGGGAGTTTTTGATGGGCTCCATACAGTACATGGCACATACTATGTCCAGGCCTGTGCCTTGGTGAAGTGTGGTGGTCTCAGCTTCAGCACTTGTGGACAGGAGGTCACAGATGCCACTGCTCTCATAGATTTCCAGCTATGGGGAAATATGAGCACCCCTTACatctttcctttgctgctgaCATCTGGTATTACCTTGGACTTTGCTGATCACATGGGCTGGAAAAACAACCACTATTTCCTCAGCAAAAATAGAACATCGTCTGGCCTCCTGACAGCTGCTCTCTATGGGCGATGGTATGAGAAGGACTAG